The following proteins come from a genomic window of Synechococcus sp. BIOS-E4-1:
- a CDS encoding Nif11-like leader peptide family natural product precursor has translation MSQEQLQAFIEKVQGDTRLQEKFKAADDSDAVLAIAKEAGFMISADKMAQSEMTEEELEGAAGGLRRPGCVNSFGTPPVNPSLFHCSTSTPFCD, from the coding sequence ATGTCCCAAGAACAGCTCCAAGCATTCATCGAAAAGGTCCAAGGTGACACCCGTCTTCAGGAGAAGTTCAAAGCTGCTGATGATTCAGACGCAGTTCTTGCGATTGCGAAAGAGGCGGGATTTATGATTTCTGCTGATAAGATGGCTCAATCAGAGATGACTGAAGAAGAGCTGGAAGGCGCGGCTGGGGGGCTGCGGCGGCCGGGGTGTGTTAATTCTTTCGGAACCCCCCCGGTCAATCCTTCACTGTTTCACTGTTCGACTAGCACTCCCTTCTGTGACTAG
- a CDS encoding mechanosensitive ion channel family protein, translating into MALSAVSLVSRGEGLPPFRPVTVSRQMVCAQSLVRRLLTRLFTRLFLRTLRFLLVALLAVALSIGSALLPVTATQASQPQPQNTKGLIPIEDQPFYPQLVKSSETWSDVVLDQVVGDSPRTTLLNFYAVMADVGLRADRLGRKFTIKDQSRQERIDDTNLLFGLAVKALDASSIPKSVRDDMADEAAIQLKHVLDYVLTHSRQVIEVPDVEGMKQLNDRRSTPTNSWRIPGTAVTLTSDLDGDPENESFYFSASTVSSIRSMYDEIRAIPEIQQPFATPRFYSDFIYTPGYLIPPDWYLALPESWRGLFEWPIGDQTLFQVLCAALLIGVYGLISYRLLRMLLSTYRTGSQRLENDQEIFQLDSLAWKRVLIVLPSLPLTYVTEQLIDNILNFTGLPLVVAIYSFYVIWYFSASVLVFFLFEALGRSSSEFLARVRGGESPIQLRRITSLVMPISRAVGALVSVVLIYRLLLLLGLPSSTVLAFSAVPGLAIGLGASKLLGNLFAGLSIQTDRPLRVGEFCEVGGNLGFVTKIGLRSMELQTLESRVTIPNSVADEATIVNFSRRGVSWERQPVQGLELRLPIRDPLSPFQLEELMRQARRMVAMPETLRLEVALHEPVVSLESLEDGTNQLIVFVMVQLHGWTAFLKVRETLLVALEELLERVSLSEVVVGVSYSTTPEQLESIPELMRSVVAEDSQLDFEACRLVRISAFSYDHELEIRSCHATHDAFENSVHRLNRRILEVLSQHHIEIPFPTQTLELHSSGSSQ; encoded by the coding sequence GTGGCACTATCTGCAGTGTCGCTGGTCAGCAGGGGTGAGGGGCTGCCACCATTTCGGCCAGTGACCGTGAGCAGACAGATGGTTTGTGCTCAAAGCCTGGTGAGGCGACTGTTAACGCGACTGTTTACGCGATTGTTCCTGCGAACGCTGCGATTTCTTTTGGTTGCTCTGCTGGCAGTGGCCTTGAGCATCGGGTCGGCGCTGCTGCCTGTCACAGCGACGCAGGCTTCTCAGCCACAACCCCAGAACACTAAAGGTCTGATTCCGATTGAGGATCAGCCGTTCTACCCACAGCTGGTGAAGTCCTCCGAGACCTGGAGTGATGTGGTGCTTGATCAGGTGGTGGGCGACAGCCCTCGGACCACCTTGCTGAACTTCTATGCCGTGATGGCTGATGTTGGCCTGCGTGCTGACCGTCTCGGTCGGAAATTCACCATCAAAGATCAGTCACGTCAGGAACGGATTGACGACACGAATCTCTTGTTTGGTCTGGCCGTCAAGGCACTGGATGCCAGCTCGATACCCAAGAGCGTTCGCGATGACATGGCCGATGAGGCAGCGATTCAGTTGAAGCACGTGCTCGATTACGTGCTGACCCACAGCCGGCAGGTGATTGAAGTCCCCGATGTGGAAGGGATGAAACAGCTCAATGACCGTCGTTCAACGCCAACCAACTCATGGCGGATTCCTGGAACGGCGGTCACACTCACATCGGATCTTGATGGCGACCCAGAGAACGAAAGCTTCTATTTCTCTGCATCCACGGTGTCATCGATTCGCTCGATGTATGACGAGATCAGGGCCATTCCCGAGATCCAACAACCATTCGCCACGCCTCGCTTTTACTCCGACTTCATCTACACGCCTGGTTATCTCATCCCCCCAGACTGGTATCTGGCTCTTCCTGAGAGTTGGCGTGGCTTGTTCGAGTGGCCAATTGGGGATCAAACACTCTTTCAGGTGCTTTGTGCTGCACTTTTGATCGGTGTTTATGGATTGATCTCATACCGCCTGCTGCGGATGCTGTTAAGCACGTACAGAACTGGGTCCCAGCGTCTTGAAAATGATCAGGAGATTTTTCAACTGGATTCATTGGCCTGGAAGCGGGTGCTGATTGTGCTGCCTTCACTGCCTCTCACCTATGTCACTGAACAGCTGATCGATAACATCCTCAATTTCACTGGCCTGCCACTCGTGGTGGCCATTTATTCCTTTTATGTGATCTGGTATTTCTCGGCCAGTGTTCTCGTTTTCTTTCTCTTTGAGGCGCTTGGTCGAAGCAGCTCTGAGTTTCTTGCTCGGGTTCGCGGTGGTGAATCTCCGATTCAATTGCGCAGGATCACCAGTCTGGTGATGCCGATCAGCCGTGCAGTCGGCGCCTTGGTTTCAGTCGTTCTGATTTATCGGCTGCTGCTGTTGCTGGGCCTTCCTTCCAGCACTGTGCTTGCCTTTTCAGCCGTACCGGGCCTCGCCATCGGCCTTGGAGCCTCCAAGTTGCTCGGCAATCTGTTCGCGGGCTTGTCGATTCAGACCGATCGTCCGCTGCGGGTGGGTGAATTTTGTGAAGTGGGAGGCAATCTTGGCTTCGTGACCAAGATCGGTCTGCGTTCAATGGAACTGCAAACGTTGGAAAGTCGCGTCACGATTCCTAATTCAGTTGCGGATGAAGCCACGATCGTCAACTTTTCAAGACGAGGCGTCAGCTGGGAGCGTCAGCCGGTGCAGGGACTCGAATTGCGCTTGCCGATTCGTGATCCACTCTCCCCGTTTCAGCTTGAGGAGTTGATGCGCCAGGCCAGAAGGATGGTGGCCATGCCTGAAACGCTTCGGTTGGAGGTGGCACTGCATGAACCTGTGGTGAGTCTGGAATCACTCGAGGACGGCACAAATCAGCTGATTGTGTTTGTGATGGTCCAACTTCATGGCTGGACAGCATTCCTGAAAGTGCGTGAAACCCTGCTGGTGGCTTTGGAAGAATTGCTGGAACGCGTCTCACTGAGTGAGGTTGTTGTGGGTGTTTCCTACAGCACAACCCCTGAACAATTGGAGAGCATTCCTGAGCTCATGCGATCAGTGGTGGCGGAGGATTCTCAGCTTGATTTCGAGGCTTGTCGGCTCGTGCGTATTTCAGCATTCAGCTATGACCATGAGTTGGAAATCCGTTCATGCCATGCCACGCATGACGCTTTTGAAAACAGTGTGCACCGCCTCAATCGCAGGATCCTCGAAGTGCTCTCGCAGCATCACATTGAGATTCCCTTCCCCACACAGACTCTGGAGTTGCATTCCAGTGGATCAAGTCAATGA
- a CDS encoding metallothionein, which produces MAVSTPTCACEPCGCTVSPQTAVEKDGKLFCSQPCADGHAGGEQCCNSCECC; this is translated from the coding sequence ATGGCTGTCTCAACTCCTACCTGTGCATGTGAGCCCTGTGGCTGCACTGTTTCGCCCCAAACTGCAGTTGAGAAGGACGGCAAGCTGTTCTGCTCCCAACCCTGCGCGGACGGCCATGCTGGCGGTGAGCAGTGCTGCAACAGCTGTGAGTGCTGCTGA
- the nrdJ gene encoding ribonucleoside-triphosphate reductase, adenosylcobalamin-dependent produces MTLSPSRSDTQDMAKTVSSNGDFPATAPAANPVFYRTYSRRSTAGRESWSEVGARNLGGLQKLGQLTDEEVSLLARMQADKKALPSGRWLWIGGTPWIERQENFSGSYNCTSTNLVDWEAFGLMMDLAMMGCGTGAIIEPHLIDRLPVVTNPIEVIKVTDIGATPAGERQESTSHSIDGDTVSIRVGDTRRGWVDSYQLLLNLSSDERFAGRTVKVEIDLSDVRPVGETLKGFGGMANPVKLKDLYGRVARLLGKAVGRKLTSIECCLLIDEAAVTIVAGNIRRSAGMRQFSSNDTSAAGAKDNLWQQDADGNWRIDPERDALRMANHTRVYHTRPSREVVLDAVTRQFHSGEGAIQFAPEAIARSNADLLSTPELRREFIDIYCDQGKEEAGRWLNLNHGPIADDELEHRLGRYGLNPCGEILGADFHCNLAEVHLNQIDPSDDEGQRDAFRAGALSVACLLNHQFEVERYRQSRAWDPIVGVSFTGLFDFFVHAFGTPWLKWWEAGRPDTEEGREFKRQEADYLSRWKTTVNEAVWEYCDRHGLRRPNRCTTVQPAGTKSLLTGAAPGWHPPKAQRFIRRITFGKNDPVAMACMDYGYTVVPSQSDKDEQGRLLDDPFDSRCTEWLVEIPTEVSWANLPGADAVDINSFSAMAQFDFYMQVQTHYTAHNTSATIEFREHEIDALVDALHGSIDRGDGYISAALLARFDANATFPRLPFEPIDAATYERMQSEVIQRRVSTDFFEALQHYDMGEISEAGPAGCDSDKCLMPLAKPNS; encoded by the coding sequence GTGACCCTGTCTCCAAGCCGCAGTGATACCCAGGACATGGCCAAAACCGTGTCCAGCAATGGGGACTTCCCCGCCACAGCACCCGCAGCCAATCCAGTTTTCTATCGGACCTACAGCCGGCGCAGCACCGCTGGACGAGAAAGCTGGAGTGAAGTTGGAGCCCGAAACCTCGGCGGTTTGCAGAAGCTCGGCCAGCTGACTGACGAAGAGGTTTCGCTGCTGGCTCGGATGCAGGCCGACAAGAAAGCCTTGCCTTCAGGACGTTGGCTCTGGATCGGCGGCACCCCCTGGATCGAACGCCAGGAGAATTTCTCAGGCTCCTACAACTGCACTTCCACCAATCTTGTGGACTGGGAAGCCTTCGGTTTGATGATGGACCTGGCGATGATGGGCTGCGGGACAGGCGCCATCATCGAGCCGCACCTGATCGATCGACTGCCGGTGGTCACCAACCCGATTGAGGTGATCAAAGTCACCGACATCGGTGCAACACCTGCGGGTGAGCGTCAGGAGTCAACGAGCCACAGCATCGATGGCGACACGGTTTCGATCCGTGTTGGCGACACCCGTCGTGGCTGGGTCGACAGTTATCAGTTGCTGCTCAACCTCAGCAGTGATGAGCGTTTTGCAGGTCGAACGGTCAAGGTTGAGATTGACCTTTCTGACGTACGACCTGTTGGCGAAACCCTCAAGGGCTTCGGCGGCATGGCCAACCCGGTCAAGCTGAAAGATCTCTACGGACGTGTCGCCCGCCTTCTGGGCAAAGCCGTTGGACGCAAGCTCACATCGATTGAATGCTGTCTGCTGATTGATGAAGCTGCCGTCACCATCGTGGCCGGCAACATCCGTCGTAGCGCTGGAATGCGTCAGTTTTCATCCAACGACACCAGCGCAGCTGGAGCCAAAGACAATCTCTGGCAGCAGGATGCTGATGGCAATTGGCGGATTGATCCAGAGCGTGATGCCCTGCGCATGGCCAATCACACTCGGGTTTATCACACTCGTCCCAGCCGCGAGGTGGTGCTGGATGCGGTCACCCGCCAGTTCCACAGCGGTGAGGGAGCGATCCAGTTCGCACCTGAAGCGATTGCTCGATCCAATGCCGACCTGCTCTCCACCCCTGAACTGCGTCGGGAATTCATCGACATTTATTGCGATCAAGGCAAGGAAGAAGCAGGTCGCTGGCTGAATCTGAATCACGGCCCAATTGCTGATGACGAACTCGAGCATCGGCTCGGCCGCTATGGGCTCAATCCATGCGGAGAAATCCTTGGTGCTGATTTCCACTGCAACCTGGCGGAAGTTCATCTCAATCAGATCGACCCAAGCGATGACGAGGGACAACGCGACGCCTTCAGGGCTGGAGCCCTGTCGGTGGCTTGCCTGCTCAACCATCAATTCGAAGTGGAGCGCTATCGCCAAAGCCGCGCCTGGGATCCGATCGTTGGCGTGAGCTTTACGGGCTTATTCGATTTCTTTGTGCACGCCTTTGGAACTCCCTGGCTGAAATGGTGGGAAGCCGGTCGCCCGGACACGGAGGAAGGCCGTGAGTTCAAGCGTCAGGAAGCCGATTACCTCAGTCGCTGGAAGACAACGGTGAATGAAGCCGTTTGGGAGTATTGCGACCGTCATGGACTGCGTCGCCCCAACCGCTGCACCACGGTTCAACCCGCCGGCACGAAGAGTCTGCTCACCGGTGCTGCCCCTGGCTGGCACCCCCCTAAAGCGCAGCGTTTCATCCGACGCATCACGTTTGGCAAGAACGATCCTGTGGCGATGGCCTGCATGGATTACGGCTACACAGTGGTGCCTTCCCAGTCCGACAAGGACGAGCAAGGTCGCTTGCTCGATGATCCGTTTGACAGCCGCTGCACCGAGTGGCTGGTTGAGATTCCCACTGAAGTGAGCTGGGCCAACCTGCCTGGCGCGGATGCCGTGGACATCAACTCCTTCTCAGCCATGGCCCAGTTTGATTTCTACATGCAGGTGCAGACTCACTACACAGCTCACAACACATCGGCGACGATCGAGTTCCGTGAGCATGAAATTGATGCGCTCGTCGACGCACTGCACGGCAGCATCGACCGTGGAGATGGCTACATCTCAGCTGCCTTGCTGGCCCGTTTCGATGCCAATGCCACCTTCCCCAGGCTTCCATTCGAACCAATCGATGCCGCGACCTACGAGCGGATGCAATCCGAGGTGATCCAGCGTCGCGTGAGTACTGATTTCTTCGAGGCTCTGCAGCACTACGACATGGGTGAAATCAGCGAAGCCGGCCCTGCCGGCTGTGATTCAGACAAGTGCCTGATGCCTCTGGCAAAGCCCAACAGTTGA
- a CDS encoding DUF2811 domain-containing protein, protein MDRNHLEICANTSHVSFSEDQASFVSLESEIPEVLYNALNTFVSMNNNWDQYRVMSSALAYFLYQNGCTDRAVTERYLDDLFVNAQSISEQPSNRLQTA, encoded by the coding sequence ATGGATCGCAACCACTTGGAAATCTGTGCCAACACATCTCATGTATCTTTTTCGGAAGATCAAGCCTCTTTTGTAAGTCTTGAATCTGAAATTCCTGAGGTTCTTTATAATGCGTTGAATACTTTTGTGAGCATGAATAACAATTGGGACCAGTATCGAGTGATGAGCTCAGCTTTAGCCTATTTCCTTTACCAGAATGGATGTACTGACAGAGCTGTGACTGAGCGGTACCTTGACGATCTTTTTGTCAACGCCCAATCAATCTCCGAACAGCCGTCAAACCGACTGCAGACAGCTTGA
- a CDS encoding site-specific integrase, translating into MKVNRNGQATVLTTEQLDELLAAAPSPRYRALWSLQRWSAARITETLVLTWGDVAAGHVTYRKATTKTKATKQIRSTDRLQAALDDYRQAWADEHGHVPAAGEVLFPASGSTHTPMSRQAADKALRSTAKRLGFEGVSTHSFRRSFATGALKRGASLPAVQRVTGHQSLSGLTPYIEVDEVDVMAALAGA; encoded by the coding sequence GTGAAGGTCAATCGCAACGGTCAGGCCACAGTGCTCACCACCGAGCAGCTGGATGAACTGTTGGCTGCTGCTCCGTCACCTCGTTATCGCGCTCTGTGGTCGCTGCAGCGATGGTCAGCAGCTCGCATCACCGAGACCCTGGTCCTGACATGGGGCGATGTTGCTGCCGGTCACGTCACCTATCGGAAGGCCACCACTAAGACAAAGGCCACCAAGCAGATCCGCAGCACCGACAGGCTTCAGGCTGCTCTGGATGACTACCGCCAGGCTTGGGCTGATGAGCATGGCCACGTTCCTGCAGCTGGTGAGGTGCTGTTTCCTGCCAGTGGCAGCACCCACACTCCGATGAGCAGGCAGGCAGCTGACAAGGCCCTGCGGTCAACTGCCAAGCGACTCGGCTTCGAGGGTGTCTCGACTCACAGCTTCCGCCGGAGTTTTGCCACTGGTGCTCTGAAGCGAGGGGCATCATTGCCTGCAGTGCAACGGGTTACGGGCCATCAATCACTTTCCGGGCTCACTCCTTACATCGAGGTGGATGAGGTTGATGTGATGGCCGCCCTGGCTGGTGCATAA
- a CDS encoding peptide chain release factor 3: MSTDSALQDGRELLDAVARRRNFAIISHPDAGKTTLTEKLLLYGGAIQQAGAVKARGEQRKVTSDWMELEKQRGISITSTVLQFDYTGNTINLLDTPGHQDFSEDTYRTLAAADNAVMLEDAAKGLEPQTRKLFEVCRMRDIPIFTFINKMDRPGREPLALLDEIESELELTPWAVNWPIGSGEQFRGVIDRRSHEVILFSRAERGRQSEERHLNLDNPELKELVEAELLEQAVEEMELLDAAGAELDLELVHAGELTPVFFGSAMTNFGVRPFLNAFLEMAQKPVARQSQDGPVDPLRPDFSGFVFKLQANMDPRHRDRVAFVRVCSGRFEKDMTVRHARTGKAIRLSRPQKLFGQDREVVEDAFPGDVIGLNNPGMFSIGDTLYTGTKVEYEGIPCFSPEIFSWLRNPNPSAFKNFRKGVNELREEGAVQILYDNDESKRDPILAAVGQLQLEVVQHRLQNEYGVETRLEPLGYQVARWVTGGWPSLEKVGRIFNCKTVRDAWNRPVLLFKNDWNLNQLHEEHPDLELNAVAPVVSGVEPISL, translated from the coding sequence ATGAGCACGGATTCAGCACTTCAGGACGGACGTGAGCTGCTGGATGCGGTGGCGAGACGGCGCAATTTTGCGATTATTTCTCACCCTGACGCGGGTAAAACCACCCTCACCGAGAAATTGCTGCTCTACGGGGGGGCGATTCAGCAGGCGGGTGCGGTGAAAGCCCGCGGTGAGCAGCGCAAGGTCACGTCCGATTGGATGGAGCTTGAGAAGCAACGGGGTATTTCGATTACCTCCACCGTTCTTCAGTTCGATTACACGGGTAACACCATCAATCTGCTGGATACGCCCGGCCACCAGGATTTCTCCGAGGACACCTACCGGACCCTGGCCGCAGCGGATAACGCCGTGATGCTTGAAGACGCGGCCAAGGGGCTTGAGCCGCAGACCCGCAAACTGTTTGAGGTTTGCCGCATGCGAGACATTCCCATCTTCACGTTCATCAACAAGATGGACCGACCGGGTCGGGAACCTCTCGCACTGCTCGATGAAATTGAATCAGAACTGGAACTGACCCCCTGGGCCGTGAACTGGCCGATCGGCAGTGGCGAACAGTTCCGTGGGGTGATTGATCGACGCTCCCACGAAGTGATTCTGTTCAGCCGTGCTGAACGCGGGCGACAATCGGAAGAACGTCATCTCAATCTGGATAATCCTGAGCTCAAAGAGCTTGTGGAAGCTGAGCTGCTCGAGCAGGCGGTTGAGGAGATGGAGCTGCTGGACGCTGCGGGTGCTGAACTTGATCTGGAGCTGGTGCATGCCGGCGAGCTGACACCTGTGTTTTTTGGTTCGGCGATGACCAATTTCGGTGTGCGTCCTTTCCTGAATGCGTTTCTGGAGATGGCTCAAAAGCCTGTGGCGCGTCAAAGCCAAGACGGTCCAGTCGACCCGTTGCGGCCTGACTTCAGTGGTTTCGTGTTCAAGCTGCAGGCCAACATGGATCCTCGTCACAGAGACCGGGTCGCTTTTGTACGCGTTTGCAGCGGACGTTTTGAAAAAGATATGACCGTCCGTCATGCCCGCACGGGAAAGGCCATTCGTTTGTCACGTCCACAGAAACTGTTCGGGCAGGATCGTGAGGTTGTGGAGGATGCGTTCCCAGGTGATGTGATTGGACTGAATAATCCCGGGATGTTCTCGATCGGCGACACCCTCTACACCGGAACCAAGGTGGAATACGAGGGGATTCCCTGCTTCAGTCCAGAGATCTTCAGCTGGCTCCGTAATCCCAACCCCTCAGCGTTCAAGAATTTCCGTAAGGGGGTCAATGAATTGCGTGAAGAGGGGGCAGTTCAGATCCTGTATGACAACGACGAAAGCAAAAGGGATCCGATTCTCGCTGCAGTTGGTCAGTTGCAACTCGAGGTTGTGCAACATCGTCTTCAGAACGAATATGGCGTTGAAACGCGGTTAGAGCCACTGGGCTATCAAGTGGCTCGTTGGGTCACTGGTGGATGGCCGTCTTTGGAGAAAGTCGGTCGGATTTTCAATTGCAAAACCGTGAGGGATGCATGGAATCGACCGGTTCTGCTATTCAAAAACGACTGGAATCTCAATCAGCTTCATGAAGAGCATCCCGATCTTGAGCTCAACGCTGTGGCTCCCGTTGTGAGTGGGGTCGAGCCGATCAGCCTTTGA
- a CDS encoding DUF3303 domain-containing protein, protein MQMYLADCLFPDIESQLAAYKSFCELWDSGEMAKADKFPGFEMLFRVHAPGAGRVTALFKAESDAQIFEHFAPWRAQYGIEMDFTPVIGCQDVVDHHKKLFAKMG, encoded by the coding sequence GTGCAGATGTATCTCGCAGACTGCCTGTTTCCGGATATTGAAAGCCAGCTCGCTGCTTACAAGAGCTTTTGCGAGTTGTGGGATTCAGGTGAGATGGCCAAGGCTGACAAGTTTCCAGGCTTTGAGATGTTGTTTCGCGTTCATGCACCTGGTGCTGGCCGTGTAACCGCACTCTTCAAAGCTGAGAGCGATGCACAAATTTTTGAGCACTTCGCTCCTTGGCGTGCTCAGTACGGGATCGAAATGGATTTCACGCCAGTGATCGGTTGCCAAGACGTTGTGGACCATCACAAAAAGCTGTTCGCAAAAATGGGCTGA
- a CDS encoding thermonuclease family protein, which yields MTTPRTAANWSLALLLVLGLAQPAAALETVTIRSCYDGDTCRSNTGEKIRLACIDTPELKGKRAQPERARAARDHLRAMVEGRSVGLRRITKDRYGRTVGELFVDGMNVQQAMVASRHAEIYWKYASQCPWTR from the coding sequence ATGACGACGCCTCGAACCGCTGCGAACTGGTCTCTAGCCCTGCTGTTGGTGCTTGGCCTAGCGCAGCCTGCTGCAGCCCTGGAAACCGTCACCATCCGCAGCTGCTACGACGGCGACACCTGCCGCAGCAATACCGGCGAAAAGATCAGGCTGGCCTGCATCGACACTCCCGAGCTGAAAGGGAAACGGGCTCAGCCTGAACGAGCCAGAGCTGCTAGGGATCACCTGCGGGCGATGGTCGAGGGAAGGTCTGTCGGCCTTCGCCGGATCACCAAAGACCGTTATGGCCGGACTGTCGGTGAGCTGTTCGTCGACGGGATGAATGTTCAGCAGGCGATGGTCGCCAGCCGCCATGCAGAGATCTATTGGAAGTACGCCAGCCAGTGCCCCTGGACGCGGTGA
- a CDS encoding trans-aconitate 2-methyltransferase produces MILRIPEPEVMNDPLQVDAYAAADFSGTDQAMVERICTLLQSSGASFGAKSRLLDLGCGPGNITARLARRWPHCSVLGLDAADRMIAVAEDRRRDAGLSHERLRYKKAPLPIHQADQPADLIVSNSLLHHLHDPQQLWSSLIPLASPHCLVLHRDLRRPDSEASIDRLCECHVADAPAVLQRDYRASLHASFTLDEVKEQLLHAGLGHLRVVAVEDRYLEVSGWITGCQAGSDQRRP; encoded by the coding sequence ATGATTCTGCGCATTCCTGAACCGGAAGTCATGAACGATCCGCTGCAGGTGGATGCCTATGCAGCAGCTGATTTCAGTGGAACTGATCAGGCGATGGTGGAGCGGATCTGCACATTGCTTCAGTCATCGGGGGCGTCTTTCGGGGCAAAGTCGCGATTGCTTGATCTTGGTTGTGGACCGGGAAATATCACGGCGCGTCTGGCCCGGCGGTGGCCTCACTGTTCCGTGCTTGGACTCGATGCGGCAGACCGGATGATTGCTGTTGCGGAGGATCGCCGTCGTGACGCCGGGTTGTCCCACGAGCGTCTCCGATACAAAAAGGCTCCGTTGCCGATCCACCAGGCAGATCAACCGGCGGATCTGATTGTCAGCAACAGCTTGCTGCATCATCTTCATGATCCTCAGCAGCTTTGGTCATCGCTGATTCCACTTGCATCGCCTCACTGTCTGGTGCTGCATCGCGACCTCCGGCGCCCCGACAGCGAAGCAAGTATTGATCGACTCTGTGAGTGCCATGTCGCCGATGCGCCAGCAGTCCTGCAACGTGATTACAGGGCATCACTGCATGCATCCTTCACGCTGGATGAGGTTAAAGAGCAGTTGCTGCATGCCGGTCTGGGGCATCTGCGGGTGGTAGCCGTTGAAGATCGTTATCTGGAGGTGAGTGGCTGGATCACGGGCTGTCAGGCTGGTTCTGATCAACGCAGGCCATGA